The Phenylobacterium koreense genome window below encodes:
- a CDS encoding PQQ-like beta-propeller repeat protein, translating to MTSMRRPSLLVLFLAASVAVSGCSTVNRLNPFNRDDEAPQETAAEGQRIAIVAADEKLEVAEALKGADFFLPTPEAITSWPLPGGTPEQAVGHPEAGGSLSIAWKRGFGEGSDRGHHVTAPPVAANGKIYVMDGGATITAFDAQSGSQVWRTNVRPDSRRDKEAFGGGLAIADGKLYVSSGYRFVAQLDAETGAVGWRTNTEQPLHAAPTVSGGRIFVVAVDNTLLTFDTATGAAGWNYQALTEPARVLAASSPAVSGDTVVASFGSGELVALRAANGNDLWNEALSRANRNNALSEIRDIAGRPVIYQGDVFAVSHSGVFAATDLRTGQARWSLPVTGITTPWPAGDVVYVVSKAGEVICVARESGQIYWIQDLGAPREKRASGFLGIGRKKFTVRPVWSSPLLASNRLILVGTSGELVALNAKTGAVEKTMKIGGPAMIGPIAVNGTVYVVTDEAQLIALR from the coding sequence ATGACCTCCATGCGCCGTCCCAGCCTCCTCGTTCTGTTCCTGGCGGCGAGCGTCGCCGTGAGCGGCTGCTCGACCGTCAACCGGCTCAATCCCTTCAATCGGGATGACGAGGCGCCGCAGGAAACGGCCGCCGAGGGGCAACGCATCGCCATCGTCGCCGCCGACGAAAAGCTGGAAGTCGCCGAGGCCCTGAAGGGGGCCGATTTCTTCCTGCCGACGCCCGAGGCGATCACGAGCTGGCCGCTGCCCGGCGGAACGCCGGAACAGGCGGTCGGCCATCCGGAAGCCGGCGGTAGTCTGTCGATCGCCTGGAAGCGCGGCTTCGGCGAAGGCTCCGATCGCGGTCATCATGTGACCGCCCCGCCCGTCGCGGCCAACGGCAAGATCTACGTCATGGACGGCGGCGCCACGATCACCGCGTTCGATGCGCAATCGGGTTCGCAGGTCTGGCGCACCAACGTGCGGCCGGATTCTCGCCGAGACAAGGAAGCGTTCGGCGGCGGTTTGGCGATCGCCGACGGCAAGCTCTACGTGAGCTCCGGCTACCGCTTCGTCGCCCAGTTGGACGCCGAAACCGGCGCCGTGGGCTGGCGCACCAACACCGAGCAGCCCCTCCACGCCGCGCCGACCGTCTCCGGCGGCCGCATCTTCGTGGTCGCGGTCGACAACACCTTGCTGACCTTCGACACCGCCACCGGCGCTGCGGGCTGGAACTATCAGGCGCTCACCGAGCCGGCCCGCGTCCTGGCGGCGTCGAGCCCGGCGGTCTCGGGCGACACCGTCGTCGCATCGTTCGGTTCAGGCGAACTGGTCGCCCTGCGGGCCGCCAACGGCAACGACCTGTGGAACGAGGCGCTCAGCCGCGCCAACCGCAACAACGCTCTCTCCGAGATCCGCGACATCGCCGGCCGCCCGGTCATCTACCAAGGCGACGTGTTCGCCGTGAGCCACTCGGGCGTCTTTGCGGCGACCGACCTGCGCACCGGCCAGGCGCGCTGGAGCCTTCCGGTCACCGGCATCACCACGCCGTGGCCCGCGGGCGACGTGGTCTATGTCGTCTCCAAGGCCGGCGAGGTGATCTGCGTCGCCCGCGAAAGCGGCCAGATCTACTGGATCCAGGACCTGGGCGCGCCGCGTGAGAAGCGCGCCAGTGGCTTCCTGGGCATCGGCCGCAAGAAATTCACGGTCCGGCCGGTCTGGTCCAGCCCGCTGCTGGCGTCGAACCGCCTGATCCTGGTGGGAACCAGCGGCGAGCTTGTCGCGCTGAACGCCAAGACCGGTGCGGTCGAGAAGACCATGAAGATCGGAGGGCCGGCCATGATCGGTCCGATCGCCGTCAACGGAACCGTCTATGTCGTGACCGATGAGGCTCAACTCATCGCCCTGCGCTAA
- the der gene encoding ribosome biogenesis GTPase Der, giving the protein MPMRLAIVGRPNVGKSTLFNRLAGKKLAIVDDQPGVTRDRRFGVGRIGDIDLELIDTAGFENVSDDSLEARMRQQTETAIEEADVALFVVDAREGVTPIDKVFAELLRKHDKPVILAANKAEGKASDAGVNEAFGLGLGEPIAISAEHGEGMADLYQALLAVWPEVDEEEDEDADKPVRIAIVGRPNAGKSTLVNKLIGEDRLLTGPEAGITRDAIPVDWTWEGRPVRLVDTAGLRRKAKVQEKLEKLSTSDTIRAITFAEVVILVMDATHPFEIQDLQIADLVEREGRGLVFCLTKWDLVENQGARLKEIIEEAGRLLPQLRGSPVVALSAETGRHLDRLMPAVFKVHGDWSTKVKTRDLNDWLQMALERHPPPAVNGRRVKPKYMAQTKSRPPTFVLFATRADQLPDHYRRYLINSLRESFDLPGVPIRVTVKSNRNPYAEGEEKGGPAPKSSAPTFAPKIAKKVAQPKGVAAVRAKGAGAAVEVVEKPKPKAKPKTKQVAPGKPKVGAGPTPKGRAAKLARPGVKPKRASRPTSSRRSGR; this is encoded by the coding sequence ATGCCTATGCGGCTTGCCATCGTCGGACGACCCAACGTCGGGAAATCGACGCTTTTCAACCGGCTGGCCGGGAAGAAGCTTGCGATCGTCGACGACCAGCCCGGCGTCACCCGTGACCGGCGCTTCGGCGTTGGGCGCATCGGCGACATCGACCTTGAACTGATCGACACGGCCGGCTTCGAGAATGTCAGCGACGACAGCCTCGAAGCCCGGATGCGCCAGCAGACCGAAACCGCGATCGAGGAGGCGGACGTCGCCCTTTTCGTGGTGGACGCGCGCGAGGGCGTGACCCCCATAGACAAGGTGTTCGCCGAACTGCTGCGCAAGCACGACAAGCCGGTGATCCTGGCCGCCAACAAGGCCGAGGGGAAGGCGTCCGACGCGGGGGTGAACGAGGCATTCGGGCTGGGCCTTGGCGAGCCCATCGCCATCTCGGCCGAGCACGGCGAGGGCATGGCCGACCTCTATCAGGCGCTGCTGGCGGTCTGGCCGGAGGTGGACGAGGAAGAGGACGAGGACGCCGACAAACCGGTCCGCATCGCGATCGTCGGACGCCCCAACGCGGGCAAGTCGACCCTGGTGAACAAGCTGATCGGCGAAGACCGTCTGCTGACCGGTCCCGAGGCCGGCATCACCCGGGACGCCATTCCCGTCGACTGGACCTGGGAGGGCCGGCCTGTACGGCTGGTCGATACCGCGGGCCTGCGACGCAAGGCCAAGGTCCAGGAAAAGCTCGAAAAGCTGTCCACCAGCGACACCATTCGCGCAATCACCTTCGCCGAGGTGGTGATCCTGGTCATGGACGCGACCCATCCGTTCGAGATCCAGGACCTGCAGATCGCCGACCTCGTGGAGCGGGAAGGCCGGGGCCTGGTCTTCTGCCTGACCAAGTGGGACCTGGTGGAGAACCAGGGCGCTCGGCTCAAGGAGATCATCGAGGAAGCTGGGCGCTTGCTGCCGCAACTGCGCGGCTCGCCTGTGGTGGCCCTGTCCGCGGAGACCGGCCGCCACCTGGACCGCCTGATGCCGGCGGTGTTCAAGGTGCATGGCGATTGGTCCACCAAGGTGAAGACCCGGGACCTGAACGACTGGCTTCAGATGGCGCTCGAGCGGCATCCGCCGCCCGCCGTCAATGGCCGCCGGGTGAAGCCGAAATACATGGCCCAGACCAAGTCGCGGCCCCCGACCTTCGTGCTGTTCGCGACCCGCGCGGATCAGTTGCCGGACCACTATCGCCGCTACCTGATCAACTCGCTGCGCGAGAGCTTCGACCTGCCCGGCGTTCCGATCCGGGTGACGGTGAAGTCGAACCGCAACCCCTATGCCGAGGGCGAGGAGAAGGGTGGGCCGGCGCCGAAATCGTCCGCGCCGACCTTCGCGCCGAAGATCGCCAAGAAGGTGGCTCAGCCCAAGGGCGTGGCCGCCGTGCGCGCCAAGGGCGCCGGCGCTGCGGTCGAAGTCGTGGAGAAGCCGAAACCCAAGGCCAAGCCGAAGACCAAGCAGGTCGCGCCGGGAAAGCCGAAGGTCGGCGCAGGCCCCACGCCCAAGGGCCGCGCCGCCAAGCTGGCCCGCCCCGGCGTCAAGCCGAAGCGAGCTTCCCGGCCGACTTCCAGTCGGCGAAGCGGACGTTGA